From a region of the Paenibacillus sp. FSL R10-2734 genome:
- a CDS encoding methyl-accepting chemotaxis protein, which produces MKWFYNLRTAVKLISAFVLVSAILCFVGFYGISNLSKMDESIEDMYKNRLTPIAYLGEANELFLTNRINIRDINTMAKTEVKKKEYRDKLHKNVQSIEDIMSKYSKTKLREEESEKMKTFPEIWQRYITSVDHAIELDMKIISNEEYTNYLLTGDLQLATTEMTDFLQGLIDINMKQAQGSSEYANKLYQSSRLITFSVTIVALLISVSFGYLISQIIARPLNQVMRLLGKVASGDLSETSNLESKDEIGKLAHSVNAMVMNLRRTVGGILSSAESVSAAAQQISASTEEVASGSMSQATAAQTMNELFRELSEAINSVAQSAEHASELSDQTMRIAQDGGAVVTDSIQGMRLLNNQMSSLEEGSDKIGQIIAVIDDIAKQTNLLALNAAIEAARAGEQGRGFAVVADEVRKLAERSSEATKQVTDIIKDMQKNTQHSVKAVVEGVAFSQKNGEAFDYIISMVNDTAHKVTEIAAASEEQAAQSSEVLYSIESISAATEEMAASSSETATTANALAQLAEELNALVSFFKVK; this is translated from the coding sequence GTGAAATGGTTTTATAATTTAAGAACAGCAGTAAAGTTAATCTCAGCATTTGTGTTGGTATCGGCCATATTATGCTTCGTAGGATTCTATGGAATAAGCAATTTAAGTAAGATGGATGAGTCCATCGAGGATATGTATAAGAATCGCTTAACACCGATTGCCTATCTCGGTGAAGCGAATGAGCTTTTTTTAACGAATAGAATAAACATTCGAGATATAAATACGATGGCCAAAACCGAGGTGAAGAAAAAAGAGTATCGAGATAAATTACATAAGAATGTCCAAAGCATTGAAGATATCATGAGTAAATATAGTAAGACTAAATTGAGAGAAGAAGAATCAGAGAAGATGAAGACTTTTCCTGAGATTTGGCAACGATACATCACCAGCGTGGATCATGCGATTGAATTGGATATGAAGATCATCAGTAATGAAGAATATACAAATTATTTGCTAACAGGAGATTTACAGTTGGCTACTACGGAGATGACGGATTTCCTGCAAGGTCTAATTGACATCAACATGAAGCAGGCACAGGGATCCAGTGAATACGCAAATAAGCTATATCAATCCTCTCGTTTGATTACCTTCAGTGTTACTATTGTTGCACTGCTGATCAGTGTGAGTTTTGGTTATTTAATCTCTCAAATTATCGCACGACCTCTAAATCAAGTGATGCGCCTGCTGGGTAAAGTAGCCAGTGGAGACTTAAGCGAAACATCAAATCTGGAATCCAAGGACGAGATCGGAAAGCTGGCCCATTCAGTTAATGCCATGGTTATGAACTTAAGGCGTACCGTGGGAGGTATATTGTCCTCGGCGGAAAGTGTCTCAGCTGCTGCGCAGCAAATCTCTGCAAGTACTGAGGAAGTAGCTAGCGGTAGTATGAGTCAAGCCACTGCAGCGCAAACGATGAATGAACTATTCCGAGAATTATCTGAAGCGATTAATTCAGTAGCTCAAAGTGCAGAGCATGCCTCAGAGCTGTCAGATCAGACGATGCGTATCGCTCAGGATGGAGGTGCTGTAGTTACGGACTCCATACAAGGGATGAGGCTGCTAAATAATCAAATGTCTAGTTTAGAAGAAGGCTCTGATAAAATTGGGCAGATTATTGCGGTTATTGATGATATTGCAAAACAGACAAATCTGCTGGCCTTAAACGCAGCAATCGAAGCGGCTCGTGCTGGAGAACAGGGCAGAGGATTTGCAGTTGTGGCAGATGAGGTAAGAAAGCTAGCAGAGCGGAGCAGTGAAGCTACGAAGCAAGTTACGGACATTATTAAAGACATGCAGAAGAATACGCAGCATAGCGTGAAGGCTGTCGTAGAAGGTGTAGCTTTCTCACAAAAAAATGGGGAAGCCTTTGATTATATTATTTCTATGGTTAACGATACCGCACATAAAGTAACAGAAATCGCAGCCGCGAGTGAAGAACAGGCTGCACAATCATCAGAAGTCCTGTACTCCATTGAGAGTATATCAGCAGCAACAGAAGAAATGGCGGCCAGCAGCAGTGAAACGGCAACGACGGCTAATGCATTAGCACAGCTTGCGGAGGAATTAAATGCTCTCGTATCATTTTTTAAAGTTAAATAA
- a CDS encoding FtsX-like permease family protein, with translation MTFRRMAYQIFKANLRRYLLFFLCSSFTIMVFFTFYSLYTNPDFNNPYQVNGMVSGNLYAPFLVIRVFAVLFILYAQMAFVKFRKSDFGLLMVLGMTYHNIRKIIFFENSMIALASILTGLGSGTVFAGIFFFIVSKFVDIGDSAFTLTLDSYFHTTIFFVVIYIVVIAVNLLLTLRYNMVRLLKESRTAERSLLHGKITGFVGVVLLGIAVYDMLSHYSYTNGNVMLRSIGICIVGVYFLMSGLGGWMEFFLLRVTRSNHKHLLFMSDLSHTLGRSRIVIALITFLAFITISLSSIIFFITWDSQAIAVKNNPYHIAYTEVFGKNSISPETLSEITDHGATPLISHQELPYIDLFAFKIFSVQSINSLAGSDYHVEKGHFLNLALVAQGDELKNQRPEMPSFEMKLSSGNQTLHSQGLILKMLFNPVPILMNGLHIIVNEEDYAALKAEHTNSLGNLQLLNFKDWKKTAEIDAKINAALANYNKDNTESWYGDDRHDASAFSTKSRINEYSQLQESGRFGIFVFTFVGLLFFIASGVVLHFSILTDLEREKIKFRKLNKIGITSKEVAQIIGKPFKVLFFLPYVLGAMLATFFVVSSTRIEMSIGLAPFWFCLLIGGAYLVFQVLFYNVYTKIYTRKMLSHIQLLEIPLAEQK, from the coding sequence ATGACCTTTAGGAGAATGGCTTATCAGATCTTTAAGGCGAACCTTAGAAGGTATTTGTTATTTTTCCTGTGCAGCAGTTTTACGATCATGGTCTTCTTCACATTCTATTCGCTTTATACGAACCCTGATTTCAATAACCCTTATCAAGTGAATGGGATGGTATCCGGTAATTTATATGCTCCTTTTTTGGTTATACGAGTGTTTGCTGTTCTATTTATTTTGTACGCACAAATGGCCTTTGTGAAATTTAGAAAAAGCGACTTCGGGCTGTTAATGGTCCTAGGAATGACGTATCACAATATCCGCAAAATAATTTTTTTCGAGAATAGCATGATCGCTTTAGCTTCGATTCTCACTGGTTTAGGTTCAGGGACGGTTTTTGCGGGAATATTTTTCTTCATCGTATCGAAGTTTGTTGATATTGGGGACAGTGCTTTTACACTGACGTTGGATAGTTATTTTCATACTACTATATTCTTCGTGGTTATTTACATTGTAGTGATAGCGGTCAATCTATTGTTAACCCTGAGATATAACATGGTGCGCCTTTTAAAAGAATCCAGAACTGCAGAACGCAGCCTTCTTCACGGGAAAATTACCGGGTTCGTTGGAGTCGTACTTTTGGGAATCGCAGTTTATGATATGCTCAGTCATTACAGTTACACTAACGGCAATGTGATGCTAAGAAGTATCGGAATATGTATAGTGGGAGTCTATTTTTTGATGTCAGGACTTGGGGGGTGGATGGAGTTCTTCTTATTGCGTGTAACACGCTCTAATCACAAGCACCTTCTGTTTATGTCCGATCTGAGCCATACCCTTGGACGGTCACGAATAGTAATTGCTCTTATCACCTTCCTCGCCTTCATTACTATTTCTCTGAGCAGTATTATATTTTTTATCACCTGGGATTCTCAAGCGATTGCGGTTAAGAATAACCCGTATCATATCGCCTATACAGAAGTATTCGGGAAAAATAGCATTTCACCAGAGACACTTAGCGAGATCACAGATCATGGCGCTACACCGCTGATTTCACATCAAGAGCTTCCATATATAGATTTATTCGCTTTCAAAATATTCTCTGTCCAGAGTATAAACTCATTAGCTGGCAGTGATTATCATGTAGAGAAAGGTCACTTTCTTAATCTTGCTTTAGTTGCTCAAGGTGACGAGCTTAAGAATCAAAGACCGGAAATGCCATCCTTCGAAATGAAGCTTTCCTCCGGCAACCAAACGCTGCACTCACAAGGTCTCATTTTAAAAATGCTATTCAATCCTGTGCCGATTCTAATGAATGGACTTCATATCATTGTGAATGAAGAAGATTATGCGGCTCTGAAGGCGGAGCATACGAACTCACTCGGGAATCTTCAGCTGCTTAACTTCAAGGATTGGAAGAAGACTGCTGAAATAGATGCTAAGATAAATGCGGCATTAGCCAATTATAACAAGGACAACACGGAGTCTTGGTATGGAGATGATCGGCATGATGCCAGCGCATTCTCCACCAAGTCTAGAATTAATGAATATTCACAGTTACAGGAGTCGGGCCGATTCGGAATTTTCGTATTTACGTTTGTAGGCCTATTATTCTTTATTGCTTCTGGTGTGGTTCTGCATTTCAGTATTCTTACGGATCTAGAGCGAGAGAAGATAAAATTCAGGAAGCTGAACAAGATTGGAATTACTTCTAAGGAAGTGGCCCAAATCATAGGTAAACCCTTTAAAGTACTATTTTTTCTCCCTTATGTATTAGGTGCGATGCTGGCTACTTTTTTTGTAGTAAGTTCTACCAGGATAGAAATGTCCATAGGTCTGGCTCCGTTTTGGTTTTGTTTGTTAATAGGAGGGGCGTATCTTGTATTTCAAGTCCTCTTTTATAATGTATATACCAAAATATATACTCGCAAGATGCTGTCTCATATCCAATTACTTGAAATTCCCTTAGCAGAACAAAAATGA
- a CDS encoding ABC transporter ATP-binding protein, which yields MSILEVENLSKQYRGKGKMNVFQALNGISLSVDNGEFVAIMGPSGSGKTTLLNILSGIDTEYSGVVRIAETSISEMSKNELALFRRQRMGFVFQDYNLLDSLTLRENIMVPMVLDEQEVEDINAKTDETVSLFDLGEVKDKYPYMVSGGQQQRAAISRAIINNPAVIFADEPTGNLDSKSSSTVMRTFAKLNALKGATIVMVTHDPFAASYCNRVLFIKDGKALLEIARDNKERRAFFDMILENLAFIGGGEDDL from the coding sequence ATGTCGATTCTAGAAGTAGAGAATCTCTCTAAACAATATAGAGGCAAAGGCAAAATGAATGTATTTCAGGCGCTAAACGGGATAAGCCTGAGTGTGGATAACGGTGAGTTTGTAGCGATAATGGGACCTTCGGGGAGCGGGAAAACGACGCTGCTGAATATCCTTAGCGGAATCGACACGGAGTATAGTGGGGTAGTACGGATTGCAGAGACAAGCATAAGTGAGATGTCCAAGAACGAGCTTGCACTTTTTCGCCGGCAGCGAATGGGGTTCGTTTTTCAGGATTACAATTTGCTGGATAGTTTGACCCTTCGGGAAAATATCATGGTGCCTATGGTGCTGGATGAACAAGAGGTAGAAGACATCAATGCCAAGACTGATGAGACGGTATCTCTATTTGATCTAGGTGAGGTGAAGGACAAGTATCCGTATATGGTTTCAGGAGGGCAGCAGCAGCGAGCGGCGATCAGCAGAGCGATTATTAATAATCCGGCTGTGATTTTTGCGGACGAGCCTACGGGGAATTTGGATTCCAAATCATCGAGTACAGTGATGAGAACCTTTGCTAAACTGAATGCTCTGAAAGGAGCGACGATTGTAATGGTGACGCATGATCCTTTTGCAGCCAGCTATTGTAATCGAGTGCTTTTTATCAAGGATGGGAAGGCGTTATTAGAGATTGCTAGAGATAATAAAGAGCGCAGAGCATTTTTCGATATGATTCTGGAGAACCTGGCCTTCATTGGAGGGGGAGAAGATGACCTTTAG
- the cheB gene encoding chemotaxis-specific protein-glutamate methyltransferase CheB, producing the protein MQKLKVLVVATSVTMRKQISILIAEDSTIEVIGAARNASEAVSKVQELRPDVVTIDIEIPELNSLVALSSIMSQRPTPILILGSRTKDGITATITGLQNGAVDFISKPTKSNGFDLSDIKDELLFKIKQAAQIPLRTLILNNITVSKVISGLQAEENSKSGCKEALDQIVAIGCGVGGPKALEIVISSLPANFPYPLLIAQHMPPKYTKVLAERLNRFSNVRVVEAKDDQLVLGGTVYIAPGDRHMTVIQKQQEYRIKLHQKLPVNAHRPSIDVLFDSISGLKSLKQHLILMTGMGNDGARGMLLAKQAGTQSTIVESHETSIVNEMPGAAVALGCVDYEVPSHLLASKIMEVTGELRR; encoded by the coding sequence GTGCAAAAGTTAAAGGTGCTCGTAGTAGCTACTTCAGTAACCATGCGTAAACAGATCTCGATCCTAATTGCGGAGGATTCAACTATCGAGGTCATTGGAGCAGCTCGAAATGCATCCGAAGCGGTTAGCAAAGTACAAGAACTCAGACCCGATGTCGTAACTATAGATATAGAAATACCGGAATTAAATAGTTTGGTAGCACTCTCAAGCATTATGTCACAGCGTCCAACGCCAATTCTTATTCTGGGTTCAAGAACTAAGGATGGAATAACAGCGACCATCACAGGGCTACAAAACGGTGCAGTGGATTTCATATCTAAACCAACCAAATCCAATGGATTTGATCTATCTGACATAAAAGATGAGCTGCTATTCAAAATAAAACAAGCTGCCCAAATCCCATTGAGAACCCTCATCCTTAATAACATTACCGTTTCCAAAGTGATTTCAGGATTACAGGCAGAAGAAAATTCTAAGTCCGGTTGTAAGGAAGCATTGGATCAAATTGTGGCAATAGGATGTGGAGTAGGTGGCCCGAAGGCGCTTGAAATCGTAATCAGCTCGCTCCCAGCGAACTTCCCATACCCCTTACTAATCGCTCAGCATATGCCGCCCAAGTACACAAAAGTATTGGCAGAACGATTGAATCGGTTCTCAAATGTACGGGTGGTTGAGGCGAAGGATGATCAGTTGGTGCTCGGCGGAACGGTATATATCGCACCTGGTGATCGTCATATGACCGTAATCCAGAAACAGCAAGAATATAGAATCAAACTTCATCAGAAGCTTCCGGTGAATGCGCACCGTCCATCTATTGATGTGCTGTTCGATTCCATCTCTGGATTAAAGAGCCTGAAGCAGCATTTGATCTTAATGACCGGAATGGGAAACGATGGGGCGAGAGGAATGCTACTTGCTAAACAAGCAGGAACTCAATCAACGATTGTTGAATCGCATGAGACTTCTATTGTAAATGAAATGCCCGGAGCAGCGGTGGCGCTTGGGTGTGTGGATTATGAGGTTCCTTCGCATTTGTTAGCCTCGAAGATTATGGAGGTTACGGGGGAGTTGCGACGGTAG